A single genomic interval of Musa acuminata AAA Group cultivar baxijiao chromosome BXJ3-4, Cavendish_Baxijiao_AAA, whole genome shotgun sequence harbors:
- the LOC103981135 gene encoding 10 kDa chaperonin, mitochondrial, translating into MAKRLIPSLNRILVEKIVPPSKTSAGILLPEKTTKLNSGKVVAVGPGFHCSNGNLIPISVKEGDTVLLPEYGGTEVKLGDKEYHLYKDDDILGTLHD; encoded by the exons ATGGCGAAGCGTCTGATTCCTTCCCTCAATCGCATCCTCGTGGAGAAGATCGTCCCGCCCTCCAAGACCAGCGCCGGGATCCTCCTCCCGGAGAAGACTACCAAG CTTAACTCAGGAAAAGTTGTAGCGGTAGGCCCTGGTTTTCATTGTAGCAATGGGAATCTCATTCCTATCTCTGTGAAGGAAGGAGATACAGTCCTGCTGCCAGAATATGGTGGTACAGAAGTGAAACTTGGTGATAAAGA GTACCATCTTTACAAAGATGATGATATACTCGGTACCCTTCATGACTGA
- the LOC103981136 gene encoding pentatricopeptide repeat-containing protein At1g74900, mitochondrial, whose amino-acid sequence MLPSSRNKRHLLLLLNPIPDSLHSISFFSSSSNFATQNQARAPPESDLPSLIAQLVRTHSGDPRALSRSLSRRLPDDAWPPPLVDRVLKLLWNDAPRALLFFRSLLLLPSFHPAASSFDHAVDLAARIHDHCSVRFFLGLRGRIALPPSPRTFAILFERHTIAGKPDRAVRAFLSMHHQGCPQDLHAFNTLLDTLCKSRRVRKAASLLKVFRDRFRPDAVTYNIIADGWCRIKCTSQALEVLREMVELGIEPTKNTYNILLKGYFRADQVKEAMQFFKQMKKRGRKDSPSDSECRPDVVSYTTMVHGLGVAGQLDNARKLFDEMVGEGCLPSVATYNALIQVICKKGCVKDAILLFDEMLRKGYTPNSITYNLVIRGLCHAGKMDEAMGFFSRMKLDGCEPNVQTYTILIRYWLEEGEFEKGLELFARMGEQESCLPNLDTYNVIISAMFVRRRPEDMLVAGKMVMEMVERGHLPRKFMFNRILNGLLLTGNQEFAKELLRLQEKYRCLHREIRL is encoded by the coding sequence ATGCTTCCCTCGTCTCGAAACAAACGCCACCTCCTCCTACTCCTCAACCCCATACCCGACTCCCTTCATTCCatatccttcttttcttcttcttccaactTCGCAACACAAAACCAGGCTCGAGCGCCACCAGAAAGCGACCTCCCCTCCCTCATCGCCCAACTCGTCCGTACCCACTCCGGCGACCCTCGCGCCTTATCCCGTAGCCTTTCCCGCCGCCTTCCTGATGATGCGTGGCCgccgcccctcgtcgatcgcgtcCTCAAACTGCTCTGGAACGACGCCCCCCGCGCCCTCCTCTTCTTccgctccctcctcctcctcccgtccTTTCACCCCGCCGCCTCCTCCTTCGACCATGCCGTCGACCTCGCCGCTCGGATCCACGACCACTGCTCCGTCCGCTTCTTCCTCGGTCTCCGCGGCCGCATCGCCCTCCCGCCTTCCCCCCGCACGTTCGCCATCCTCTTCGAGCGCCATACCATCGCCGGCAAGCCCGACCGCGCTGTCCGGGCCTTCTTGTCGATGCACCACCAGGGGTGCCCCCAGGATCTGCACGCCTTCAACACCCTTCTCGACACACTTTGCAAGTCTCGCCGCGTCCGGAAGGCCGCCTCACTCCTTAAGGTCTTCCGTGATCGGTTTCGCCCCGACGCCGTGACGTACAACATCATAGCCGACGGCTGGTGCCGGATTAAGTGTACGTCCCAGGCGCTCGAGGTGCTGCGAGAGATGGTGGAGTTGGGGATCGAACCGACGAAGAACACTTACAACATTCTTCTCAAGGGATACTTCAGGGCAGATCAGGTGAAGGAGGCGATGCAGTTCTTCAAGCAGATGAAGAAGCGAGGACGAAAGGATAGTCCCAGCGATTCAGAATGTCGGCCTGACGTCGTCTCCTACACGACGATGGTGCATGGACTAGGCGTTGCAGGGCAGCTCGATAACGCCCGGAAACTGTTTGATGAAATGGTTGGTGAGGGATGCTTGCCTTCAGTTGCGACTTACAATGCTTTGATCCAGGTTATTTGCAAAAAGGGTTGTGTTAAAGATGCCATCTTGCTGTTTGATGAGATGTTGAGGAAGGGATACACTCCGAATTCCATTACCTATAATCTGGTGATTCGAGGGCTCTGTCATGCTGGAAAGATGGATGAAGCAATGGGATTTTTCAGTAGGATGAAGCTTGATGGATGTGAGCCCAATGTGCAGACATATACCATTCTGATAAGGTACTGGCTTGAGGAGGGGGAGTTCGAGAAGGGCTTGGAGCTGTTTGCGAGGATGGGAGAGCAGGAGAGCTGTTTACCGAACTTGGATACGTATAATGTCATTATCAGTGCGATGTTTGTGAGAAGACGGCCTGAAGACATGCTGGTAGCTGGGAAGATGGTGATGGAGATGGTCGAGAGGGGTCATTTGCCAAGGAAGTTCATGTTTAATCGCATATTGAATGGTCTGCTGTTAACTGGGAATCAAGAATTTGCAAAGGAACTTTTGAGATTGCAGGAGAAATATAGATGTCTGCATCGAGAGATCAGATTGTGA
- the LOC135635893 gene encoding putative proline-rich receptor-like protein kinase PERK6 has translation MASSPATAPPPDTSTPPAPPTQDALPPSDSPPAPPLDSSPPESSPDAPSPSSPDSTDDPDSPSLESSSAPSSSSSKPSRPSSSPHKSSSSSRSKHDKDSPTTPSPSDGSSTPASRSPSSKSLPSQISSSATSPTKHDSGVNLPLVLGITAGVGIFLVLMIVALVLCTKKKKKKQPNMHYYDGQGLNGGYYQAAPLPKWQNGGQGMDYMGQIPPPPGTAMSPAHGWHQSPMPQMASSDMSAAYSGLHGPPLPPPSPNVALGFNQSTFTYDELAAATNGFSRDNLLGQGGFGYVYKGVLPNRKDVAVKQLKSGSGQGEREFQAEVEIISRVHHRHLVSLVGYCIAGSQRMLVYEFVPNNTLEHHLHGKGLPTMDWATRLKIAVGSAKGLAYLHEDCHPRIIHRDIKTANILLDNKFEAMVADFGLAKLSSDTNTHVSTRVMGTFGYLAPEYASSGKLTDRSDVFSFGVMLLELITGRRPVDTTGDMDDSLVDWARPLLVRALADENFDELVDPRLENNYDPGEMARMASSAAAAVRHSARRRPRMSQIVRALEGDMSLEHLNEGGKPGQSTFNSSSDYDSGSYSSNMRRFRQMALESTEYSNEYSGATSEYGLNPSESSSSGEMKNSVGSHRKNSPPGL, from the exons ATGGCTTCATCCCCTGCGACTGCTCCGCCGCCCGACACCTCCACTCCGCCTGCTCCTCCCACCCAAGATGCGCTACCGCCATCCGATTCCCCGCCAGCGCCTCCTCTTGACTCATCGCCGCCGGAATCATCACCCGACGCTCCGTCTCCGTCGTCCCCAGATTCCACAGACGACCCGGACTCTCCATCTCTCGAGTCCTCCTCTGCCCCTTCATCGTCCTCCTCCAAGCCGTCTCGTCCTTCATCCTCGCCACATAAATCATCCTCCTCTTCACGTTCAAAACATGACAAGGACTCACCAACGACCCCTTCGCCGTCGGACGGATCGTCAACACCAGCCTCGAGAAGCCCATCCTCCAAGTCGCTGCCTTCACAGATATCGTCATCAGCCACATCTCCGACGAAACATGATTCAGGCGTCAATCTGCCTCTCGTTTTGGGGATCACGGCAGGTGTGGGGATATTCCTGGTTTTGATGATCGTGGCTCTTGTGCTCtgcaccaagaagaagaagaagaagcagcccaACATGCACTATTATGATGGCCAGGGACTCAACG GTGGCTACTACCAAGCCGCACCGCTTCCAAAATGGCAAAACGGAGGCCAAGGGATGGACTACATGGGCCAGATCCCGCCACCTCCGGGAACGGCAATGTCGCCCGCACATGGGTGGCATCAGTCGCCGATGCCGCAGATGGCCAGCAGCGACATGAGCGCGGCATACTCCGGCCTCCACGGGCCGCCGTTGCCGCCCCCTTCACCCAACGTCGCGCTGGGCTTCAACCAGAGCACCTTCACCTACGACGAGCTCGCCGCGGCCACCAACGGGTTCTCCCGCGACAATCTCCTGGGCCAAGGCGGGTTCGGGTACGTGTACAAGGGCGTGCTCCCCAACAGGAAGGACGTTGCGGTGAAGCAGCTCAAGTCGGGAAGCGGGCAAGGGGAGCGGGAGTTCCAAGCGGAGGTCGAGATCATCAGCAGAGTCCACCACCGCCACTTGGTCTCGCTTGTGGGATACTGCATTGCGGGGTCGCAGCGAATGCTCGTCTACGAGTTCGTACCCAACAACACTCTCGAGCACCACCTCCACG GGAAGGGTCTTCCGACGATGGATTGGGCTACAAGGCTCAAGATTGCTGTAGGATCAGCCAAGGGCCTCGCGTACTTGCACGAAGACT GCCACCCTCGAATCATCCACCGCGACATCAAGACCGCCAACATTCTCCTTGATAACAAGTTTGAAGCCATG GTTGCAGACTTTGGACTGGCCAAGTTATCCTCGGACACGAACACTCATGTCTCAACTCGAGTCATGGGAACTTTCGG ATACTTGGCTCCCGAGTATGCATCGAGCGGCAAGCTCACGGATAGGTCCGATGTTTTCTCCTTCGGtgtgatgcttctggagctgatAACGGGACGAAGGCCTGTCGACACCACGGGGGATATGGATGATAGCTTGGTCGACTGG GCGAGGCCTCTATTGGTCCGGGCATTGGCCGACGAAAACTTCGACGAGCTCGTCGATCCGCGGTTGGAGAACAACTACGATCCCGGCGAGATGGCACGCATGGCATCCAGTGCCGCCGCTGCTGTCCGACACTCTGCAAGGAGGCGGCCAAGGATGAGCCAG ATTGTTCGAGCACTGGAGGGCGACATGTCGCTGGAACACCTGAACGAGGGGGGGAAGCCCGGACAGAGCACGTTCAACTCCAGCTCCGACTATGACTCCGGCTCGTACTCCTCCAACATGCGGCGGTTTAGGCAGATGGCGCTGGAGAGCACGGAGTACAGCAACGAGTACAGCGGCGCCACCAGCGAGTACGGGCTGAATCCGTCGGAGTCGAGCAGCTCCGGGGAGATGAAGAACTCCGTCGGAAGTCACAGAAAGAATTCTCCTCCTGGTCTTTGA
- the LOC135635894 gene encoding universal stress protein PHOS34-like — protein MGRSSTRLPSFCLNRMSPGVRVRSPPLEPKPPPSPESGQLHHHGNAKQPGDGAEEEALLGRRIMIVVDSSPESKTALRWALSHSVQSNDSIVLVDVVRPPKHGEQSGKERDPKIYELLHSMRSVCHARKPEVQVELSLVEATERGPAIVEEARKQDASLLIMGQKKRSLTWRLVMMWAGRKVGGSVADFCVQNATCMAMAVRRKSRRGGGGYLITTKRHKDFWLLA, from the exons ATGGGCAGAAGCAGCACCAGGCTGCCGAGCTTCTGCCTCAACCGCATGTCCCCTGGTGTCAGGGTCAGATCTCCGCCGCTCGAACCGAAGCCGCCGCCGTCTCCCGAGTCCGGTCAACTCCACCACCACGGGAACGCGAAGCAGCCCGGAGACGGAGCTGAGGAAGAAGCCCTACTCGGCCGAAGGATCATGATAGTGGTGGACTCCAGCCCGGAGTCGAAGACCGCTTTGCGGTGGGCGCTCTCACACTCGGTGCAGAGCAACGACAGCATCGTCCTCGTCGACGTTGTCAGGCCACCCAAGCATG GTGAGCAATCTGGGAAGGAGAGGGATCCAAAGATCTACGAGCTTCTGCATTCCATGAGAAGCGTTTGCCATGCGAGAAAACCCGAG GTCCAAGTGGAGCTGTCTCTGGTGGAGGCGACGGAGCGAGGTCCGGCGATCGTGGAAGAGGCCAGGAAGCAGGACGCGTCGCTCCTCATCATGGGGCAGAAGAAGCGGTCCCTGACATGGAGACTGGTCATGATGTGGGCTGGCCGCAAGGTGGGAGGCAGCGTGGCGGACTTCTGCGTCCAGAACGCGACGTGCATGGCGATGGCGGTGAGAAGGAAGAGCAGGAGAGGCGGCGGCGGATACTTGATCACCACCAAGCGTCACAAAGATTTCTGGCTCTTAGCCTAA
- the LOC135635808 gene encoding PLASMODESMATA CALLOSE-BINDING PROTEIN 1-like: MLMAGLLLLLLTVSAFGGSDAAWCVCESDASTTALQKTLDYACGAGADCNPILQVGACYDPNTVLAHCSYAANSYYQRNGQAQTACDFSGTAMLTSTDPSANGCVYPATPSAAATSSTPTSTSTTPSSATPSTFSPLTSNTTNGVLGGIGPSGTTSSLDGSDGGLLRKAGIGSLLTVLLPILVLLKV, from the exons ATGCTCATGGCTGGTCTACTGCTCCTTTTGCTTACTGTGTCTGCGTTTGGTGGTTCAG ATGCTGCTTGGTGTGTTTGTGAGTCTGATGCGAGCACGACAGCCCTGCAGAAGACACTGGACTATGCTTGTGGAGCTGGGGCTGACTGCAATCCTATTCTGCAAGTTGGTGCATGCTACGACCCCAACACAGTGCTTGCCCATTGCTCTTATGCTGCCAACAGCTATTACCAGAGGAATGGGCAGGCGCAAACAGCCTGTGACTTCTCAGGAACAGCCATGCTTACCTCCACAGATCCAA GTGCAAATGGTTGTGTCTACCCTGCAACTCCCAG TGCTGCAGCAACCTCAAGCACACCAACAAGCACAAGCACTACGCCAAGCTCAGCGACACCAAGCACCTTCAGCCCACTGACAAGCAACACAACCAATGGAGTACTGGGAGGAATAGGTCCTTCGGGAACAACAAGCAGCTTGGATGGCAGTGATGGAGGTTTGCTCCGAAAGGCAGGGATAGGCTCTCTCCTAACTGTTCTCCTTCCAATACTGGTTCTACTGAAGGTATGA
- the LOC135635807 gene encoding UDP-glucose 6-dehydrogenase 4-like: protein MVKICCIGAGYVGGPTMAVIALKCPNIEVAVVDISVTRIAAWNSDQLPIYEPGLEDVVKQCRGRNLFFSTDVEKHVCEADIIFVSVNTPTKTRGLGAGKAADLTYWESAARMIADVSKSDKIVVEKSTVPVKTAEAIEKILTHNSKGISYQILSNPEFLAEGTAIQDLFNPDRVLIGGRETPEGQKAVQALKEVYAHWVPEDRIITTNLWSAELSKLAANAFLAQRISSVNAISALCEATGANVAEVAYAVGKDSRIGPKFLNASVGFGGSCFQKDILNLVYICACNGLPEVANYWKQVIKINDYQKSRFVNRVVSSMFNTVAGKKIAVLGFAFKKDTGDTRETPAVDVCKGLLGDKAKISIYDPQVTEDQIQRDLAMNKFDWDHPIHLQPMSPTAVKEVTVTWDAYEAATGAHAVCILTEWDEFKRLDYSKIYENMQKPAFIFDGRNVVDPEKLREMGFIVYSIGKPLDPWLKDMPAVA from the coding sequence ATGGTGAAGATCTGCTGCATCGGTGCCGGCTATGTCGGTGGCCCAACCATGGCCGTCATTGCCTTGAAATGCCCCAACATCGAGGTGGCCGTCGTCGACATTTCCGTCACCCGCATCGCTGCATGGAACAGCGATCAGCTCCCGATCTACGAGCCCGGCCTTGAAGACGTCGTGAAGCAGTGCCGAGGCAGGAACCTCTTCTTCAGCACTGACGTAGAAAAGCATGTCTGTGAGGCCGATATCATATTCGTCTCGGTGAACACGCCCACCAAAACCCGTGGCCTCGGCGCCGGTAAGGCTGCCGACCTTACCTACTGGGAGAGTGCTGCTCGCATGATCGCCGACGTCTCAAAGTCCGACAAAATTGTGGTGGAGAAGTCCACGGTCCCCGTTAAGACCGCCGAGGCCATCGAGAAGATCTTGACCCACAACAGCAAAGGCATAAGCTACCAGATCCTCTCCAACCCAGAGTTCCTCGCAGAGGGTACTGCAATCCAGGACCTGTTCAACCCCGACCGGGTGCTTATCGGCGGGAGGGAGACGCCGGAGGGGCAGAAGGCCGTCCAAGCACTCAAGGAGGTCTATGCCCATTGGGTTCCCGAGGACAGAATCATCACGACCAATCTATGGTCAGCTGAGCTATCCAAGCTCGCTGCTAATGCCTTCCTAGCGCAGAGGATCTCGTCGGTGAACGCCATTTCGGCGCTCTGCGAGGCCACCGGGGCAAACGTGGCGGAGGTGGCCTATGCCGTCGGAAAGGACAGCAGGATCGGGCCTAAGTTCTTGAACGCAAGCGTCGGATTTGGTGGCTCCTGCTTCCAGAAGGACATCCTGAACTTGGTCTACATCTGCGCGTGCAATGGCCTCCCTGAGGTGGCCAACTACTGGAAGCAAGTGATCAAGATCAATGACTACCAGAAGAGCCGGTTCGTGAACAGGGTTGTTTCCTCCATGTTCAACACTGTTGCTGGGAAGAAGATTGCTGTGCTCGGGTTCGCGTTCAAGAAGGACACCGGCGACACAAGGGAGACGCCGGCCGTTGACGTCTGCAAGGGGCTGCTGGGTGACAAGGCCAAGATTAGCATCTACGATCCGCAGGTGACGGAGGACCAGATCCAGCGCGATCTTGCGATGAACAAGTTCGACTGGGATCACCCCATCCACCTCCAGCCGATGAGCCCGACGGCGGTGAAGGAGGTGACCGTGACCTGGGACGCCTACGAGGCCGCCACGGGAGCACACGCAGTCTGCATCCTGACCGAGTGGGACGAGTTCAAGCGACTGGACTACTCGAAGATCTACGAGAACATGCAGAAGCCTGCCTTTATCTTCGATGGACGCAATGTGGTGGATCCTGAGAAGCTCAGGGAGATGGGATTCATCGTGTACTCGATCGGGAAGCCATTGGATCCCTGGCTCAAGGACATGCCTGCTGTGGCCTAA
- the LOC103981140 gene encoding binding partner of ACD11 1: protein MSAKTVKISNICLSASQRDIQEFFSFSGDIDYVEMQSESEDTQLAYVTFRDSQGAETAMLLTGATIVDRSVNITPAENYKLPPEAYRHMLDGNSSPTNEAVKKAEDVVSGMLAKGFVLSKDALQRAKAFDEQHQLLSTASATVVSLDQRIGLSEKLSTGMAMVSGKVREVDERYQVTEITRSALASAEQTATNAGSAIMSNRYVSTGASWLSSALGKVMKAAEDVSILTKEKVEKAEEERKQLFWDERRGMVSEYAKVHLDEPLSNEPPTVPVYSMDEQKLRIA, encoded by the exons ATGTCG GCAAAAACAGTGAAAATTAGTAACATTTGCTTGTCTGCATCTCAAAGGGACATTCAAGAATTCTTTTCCTTCTCTGGGGACATCGATTATGTTGAAATGCAAAG TGAATCAGAAGATACTCAACTTGCTTATGTCACTTTTAGAGACTCACAAGGAGCAGAAACTGCAATGCTTCTCACA gGAGCAACAATAGTTGATCGTTCTGTTAATATAACTCCAGCTGAGAATTACAAGTTGCCTCCTGAAGCTTACAGACACATGCTG GATGGAAACTCCTCACCTACCAATGAGGCGGTGAAGAAGGCGGAGGATGTGGTAAGTGGCATGTTGGCCAAGGGCTTTGTTCTCAGCAAGGATGCACTCCAGAGAGCGAAAGCCTTTGACGAGCAGCACCAActtctatccactgcctcagcaacCGTCGTGTCTCTGGATCAGAGGATTGGGCTGAGTGAGAAGCTAAGCACAGGCATGGCCATGGTCAGTGGGAAGGTGAGGGAGGTGGACGAGCGATACCAGGTAACTGAGATCACGAGGTCGGCCCTTGCCTCCGCTGAGCAAACAGCCACCAATGCTGGATCAGCCATCATGAGCAACCGATATGTCTCAACTGGAGCATCATGGTTATCAAGTGCACTTGGTAAGGTAATGAAGGCAGCTGAGGATGTTAGCATCCTGACCAAGGAGAAGGTGGAGAAGGCCGAAGAGGAGAGGAAGCAACTATTCTGGGATGAGAGACGGGGAATGGTGAGCGAGTATGCAAAGGTTCACCTCGACGAGCCGTTGTCGAATGAACCTCCGACGGTCCCTGTGTACTCTATGGATGAGCAGAAGCTGCGGATCGCATAA
- the LOC135634721 gene encoding uncharacterized protein LOC135634721, giving the protein MEGGCVHNCIPCKRMEYDHRFSASPPPTPPLKAKHHHLCFTSCFRPVAGCDGGDPESPYGERAARPLIRSPKSWIRSKAHELPDNCCKCRALVSHCRWGRHRRHHSADFRYDPLSYALNFDEGSQGESPASAEQLRYRCFSSRLPASPPRGSDGGGFDDRKRAHGVEGIEAPLRFT; this is encoded by the coding sequence ATGGAGGGGGGCTGTGTTCATAACTGCATCCCCTGCAAGAGGATGGAGTACGATCACCGTTTCTCCGCGTCACCGCCGCCTACCCCGCCGCTGAAGGCGAAGCACCACCACCTCTGCTTCACGTCCTGTTTCCGCCCCGTCGCTGGTTGCGACGGCGGGGACCCGGAATCCCCATACGGGGAGCGCGCCGCCCGGCCGCTGATCCGATCGCCCAAGTCGTGGATCCGATCCAAGGCGCACGAGCTGCCGGATAACTGCTGCAAATGCCGGGCCCTGGTCTCCCACTGCCGTTGGGGGAGGCACCGGCGCCACCACTCCGCCGACTTCAGGTACGACCCCCTTAGCTACGCCCTCAACTTCGACGAGGGGTCCCAGGGCGAGTCTCCCGCTAGCGCCGAGCAGCTCCGGTACCGCTGCTTCTCGTCCCGGCTCCCGGCGTCGCCCCCGCGCGGCAGCGATGGCGGTGGATTCGATGATCGGAAGAGGGCTCATGGAGTCGAAGGGATTGAGGCGCCCCTGCGATTCACGTAA